In Phaeobacter gallaeciensis DSM 26640, a genomic segment contains:
- a CDS encoding squalene/phytoene synthase family protein, with product MIPFDDDLTACADLVRKGDPDRFATVMAAPVEVRAPLFAIYAFNLELARAPWASSEAMIAEMRVQWWRDVGEEIASGGPVRRHFVATPLAKVLTPELAGHIDSMAEARRWDIYRDPFEDEAALADHIDKTTGSLMWMAAATLGASDEALVRRFAYGVGIANWLRAIPKLVAEKRIPLLDGTPSGISALAKTGLEALKEARGQRAKLSKSALPALLPGWQAAAILRQAVAEPQRVAEGTLGTSEFRRRAGLIYRVATGRW from the coding sequence ATGATCCCGTTTGATGATGATCTGACGGCCTGCGCCGATCTGGTGCGGAAAGGCGATCCCGATCGTTTTGCCACGGTGATGGCGGCGCCGGTCGAGGTACGTGCGCCGCTGTTTGCGATCTACGCGTTTAATCTGGAATTGGCGCGCGCGCCCTGGGCCTCATCCGAGGCGATGATTGCGGAAATGCGCGTCCAGTGGTGGCGTGATGTCGGGGAGGAAATCGCCTCTGGTGGCCCGGTGCGCCGACATTTTGTGGCAACACCGCTGGCCAAAGTCCTGACGCCAGAGCTGGCGGGGCATATTGATTCCATGGCAGAGGCGCGCCGCTGGGATATCTACCGTGATCCCTTCGAAGATGAGGCGGCGCTGGCCGATCACATCGACAAGACCACCGGCTCGCTCATGTGGATGGCGGCCGCAACGCTGGGCGCATCGGATGAGGCGCTGGTGCGCCGGTTCGCCTATGGGGTCGGGATTGCCAATTGGCTGCGCGCGATCCCGAAACTGGTCGCGGAAAAGCGCATTCCCCTGCTGGACGGCACGCCGTCAGGCATAAGTGCGCTGGCAAAAACCGGATTGGAGGCGCTGAAGGAGGCGCGCGGACAACGCGCCAAGCTCAGCAAATCCGCACTGCCGGCGTTGCTTCCTGGCTGGCAGGCCGCTGCGATCCTGCGGCAGGCCGTGGCAGAACCGCAGCGCGTGGCCGAGGGCACATTGGGCACCAGCGAGTTTCGCCGCCGCGCCGGCCTGATCTACCGGGTGGCAACCGGACGCTGGTAG
- a CDS encoding outer membrane protein yields MIPAFIRSTDRDLLVHRKQRRRGIRANGCGSVRRAAIAGLAVGGLAAAPGFAGDWSGFFLGASMARVQAAPSERGSVSASGLHLGYDHDFGRVVLGGEVEVDRSGRVRSDLTEEQTRRIKLRAGYDMGETLGYLTIGSARNETATDSDNGAVYGLGLSYSLNRALRVSGEYLHQDASDGAAVQAPSRDILSIRASFQF; encoded by the coding sequence ATGATACCGGCCTTCATTCGCAGCACAGACCGTGATCTCTTGGTGCATCGCAAGCAGCGGCGCCGAGGGATTCGGGCAAATGGGTGCGGATCAGTACGGCGGGCAGCGATTGCCGGATTGGCGGTAGGGGGCCTTGCCGCTGCGCCGGGTTTTGCCGGTGACTGGAGCGGTTTCTTCCTCGGCGCCTCCATGGCGCGGGTACAGGCAGCACCATCAGAGCGCGGCTCGGTGAGCGCATCGGGGCTTCACCTAGGCTATGATCATGACTTTGGTCGCGTGGTACTGGGCGGGGAGGTTGAAGTCGATCGCAGCGGGCGTGTCCGCTCTGACCTGACTGAGGAGCAGACCCGGCGGATCAAACTGCGTGCCGGCTACGATATGGGAGAGACGCTGGGATATCTCACCATCGGCTCCGCGCGCAATGAAACCGCCACAGATAGTGACAATGGCGCGGTTTATGGCCTGGGGCTCAGCTACTCGCTCAACCGTGCTTTGCGGGTCAGCGGGGAATATCTACATCAGGACGCAAGCGATGGCGCGGCCGTTCAGGCGCCGTCACGTGATATCCTGTCCATCCGCGCATCCTTTCAGTTCTGA
- a CDS encoding trimethylamine--corrinoid methyltransferase: MTDQSNSPRAARSGGRAARRAARAAPLADHLRPIRAGLEGGLYRPLSDAGVARIHQAALDALEQIGLADAPPSGVAYLKAAGCIEGDDGRIRFPRALVEDTIAKANRSVTLFSRDGKNDLELSGNRVHYGTAGAAVHVVDVHGRTYRDSTVQDLHDAARITDQLDNVHFLQRPMVCRDILDNMEMDLNTVYASCSGTLKHIGTSFTEPSHVPPALEMLHMIAGGEDKWRERPFMSNSNCFVVPPMKFATESCEVMELCIKGGMPVLLLSAGMAGATAPSTIAGAIVQAVAECLAGLVYVNAVKPGAPAIFGTWPFGLDLRTGAMSIGSGEQALLTAGCAQMHHFYDLPGGAAAGASDSKLPDMQAGWEQMCSNVMAGLSGCNMVYEAAGMHASLLGFCLESLILSDDMLGQAMRCVRGIEVSEDTVAIDQIADVCLSGTGHYLGTDATLSRMQQDFVYPTFGDRTSPKEWAELDKPDLIEKAVARKEQILSQASQAQFDPVLDQALRERFNIHLPR, translated from the coding sequence ATGACAGATCAATCGAACTCGCCTCGTGCGGCCCGCAGTGGCGGTCGCGCTGCCCGCCGTGCTGCCCGTGCAGCCCCCCTTGCCGACCATCTGCGCCCCATCCGGGCTGGGTTGGAGGGCGGGCTCTATCGCCCGCTCAGCGACGCCGGTGTCGCACGTATTCACCAAGCCGCGCTGGACGCGCTGGAGCAGATCGGCCTTGCCGACGCCCCCCCCAGCGGGGTTGCCTATCTGAAAGCTGCGGGCTGTATCGAAGGGGACGATGGTCGCATCCGCTTCCCTCGTGCCCTGGTCGAGGACACGATTGCCAAGGCGAACAGATCGGTCACCCTGTTCAGCCGGGATGGCAAAAACGATCTCGAACTCTCGGGTAACCGGGTGCATTATGGCACCGCCGGTGCTGCGGTCCATGTGGTTGACGTTCATGGCCGGACATACCGCGATTCAACTGTACAGGATCTGCATGACGCGGCCCGGATCACCGACCAGCTGGACAATGTCCATTTCCTGCAGCGGCCCATGGTGTGCCGCGATATTCTCGACAATATGGAAATGGACCTGAATACGGTCTATGCAAGCTGCTCTGGCACGCTGAAACACATCGGCACATCCTTTACCGAGCCAAGCCATGTGCCGCCAGCTCTGGAGATGCTGCATATGATTGCAGGCGGCGAGGACAAATGGCGCGAGCGTCCGTTTATGTCCAATTCCAACTGCTTCGTTGTGCCCCCGATGAAGTTCGCCACCGAGAGTTGCGAGGTGATGGAACTGTGCATCAAGGGTGGTATGCCGGTCTTGCTCCTATCCGCAGGCATGGCTGGCGCAACCGCTCCCTCAACAATTGCCGGCGCCATTGTGCAGGCGGTTGCCGAATGCCTTGCCGGTCTGGTTTACGTCAACGCCGTCAAACCCGGCGCACCCGCGATCTTTGGCACCTGGCCATTTGGGCTTGATCTGCGAACCGGGGCGATGTCGATCGGATCTGGCGAACAGGCGCTGCTGACAGCGGGCTGCGCGCAGATGCATCATTTCTATGACCTGCCAGGAGGGGCCGCCGCTGGCGCCTCCGACAGCAAACTCCCCGACATGCAGGCCGGATGGGAGCAGATGTGCTCCAACGTAATGGCGGGGCTGTCGGGGTGCAATATGGTGTATGAAGCCGCCGGGATGCATGCCTCGCTGCTTGGATTCTGCCTTGAGTCCCTGATCCTGAGCGACGATATGCTTGGCCAGGCCATGCGCTGCGTGCGCGGTATTGAAGTGAGCGAGGATACCGTTGCCATCGATCAAATCGCTGATGTCTGCCTTAGCGGAACGGGCCACTATTTAGGAACGGACGCTACGCTGAGCCGGATGCAGCAGGATTTTGTCTACCCGACATTCGGGGATCGCACCTCGCCCAAGGAATGGGCGGAGCTGGACAAGCCTGACCTCATAGAAAAGGCCGTAGCCCGCAAGGAACAAATCCTGAGCCAAGCCTCGCAGGCGCAATTCGATCCAGTTCTGGATCAGGCGCTGCGGGAGCGGTTCAACATTCACTTGCCAAGATAA
- the cysS gene encoding cysteine--tRNA ligase, with translation MTTIKLHNTRTRGKEVLAPLNPDNVRLYLCGPTVYDRAHLGNARPVVVFDVLYRLLRHVYGTDHVTYARNFTDVDDKINATALARKEAGAPGTLEELVQERTEETISWYLADMGGLGALEPDHMPRATAYIPQMIAMIEELIAKGHAYADGAGHVLFSVKSYKDYGALSGRSVDDMIAGARVEVADNKRDPMDFVLWKPSTDELPGWDSPWGRGRPGWHIECSAMSHELFGDSFDIHGGGNDLMFPHHENEIAQSCCAHPEGDFAKIWLHNEMLQVEGKKMSKSLGNFFTVRDLLDQGYPGEVIRLVFLQTHYRKPMDWTDKKAKEAEATLRKWRALTTGIEPAPTAAAAVLEALSDDLNTAGALSELHRLATPETAADLLASAQVMGLLTAEMGGWVESEKIDLTGYEEKLFEARTIAMQSKDFSEVDRLKAAFVAAGIEVRMSKTGVELVPGPSFDASKLEAI, from the coding sequence ATGACGACGATCAAGCTGCACAACACCCGCACCCGAGGCAAAGAGGTGCTGGCCCCGCTCAATCCCGACAATGTGCGCCTCTATCTCTGCGGGCCGACGGTTTATGACCGCGCCCATCTCGGCAATGCGCGCCCGGTCGTGGTGTTTGATGTGCTCTATCGCCTGTTGCGCCACGTCTACGGCACGGATCACGTCACCTATGCGCGTAATTTCACCGATGTGGATGACAAGATCAACGCAACGGCCCTCGCACGGAAAGAAGCCGGTGCCCCCGGCACGCTGGAAGAGCTGGTACAGGAGCGCACGGAAGAGACCATCAGCTGGTATCTGGCGGATATGGGCGGGTTGGGCGCGCTGGAGCCGGATCACATGCCGCGCGCCACCGCTTATATCCCGCAGATGATTGCGATGATTGAAGAGTTGATTGCCAAGGGCCATGCCTATGCCGACGGCGCGGGACATGTGCTGTTCTCGGTCAAGAGCTACAAGGACTATGGCGCGCTGTCCGGTCGCTCGGTGGATGACATGATTGCCGGTGCGCGGGTTGAAGTGGCCGATAACAAACGCGATCCGATGGACTTCGTGTTGTGGAAGCCCTCCACCGATGAGCTGCCGGGCTGGGACAGCCCCTGGGGCCGGGGTCGTCCGGGTTGGCATATCGAATGCTCCGCCATGAGCCATGAACTGTTTGGCGACAGTTTCGACATTCACGGCGGCGGCAACGATCTAATGTTCCCGCATCACGAGAATGAAATTGCGCAAAGCTGCTGCGCCCATCCTGAGGGCGATTTTGCAAAAATCTGGCTGCACAATGAGATGCTGCAGGTCGAGGGAAAGAAGATGTCCAAGTCGCTGGGCAACTTCTTCACCGTGCGCGACCTGTTGGATCAGGGCTATCCGGGGGAGGTGATCCGGCTGGTATTCCTGCAAACCCATTATCGCAAACCGATGGACTGGACCGACAAAAAGGCAAAGGAAGCGGAGGCAACGTTGCGCAAGTGGCGCGCGCTGACCACGGGCATCGAGCCCGCGCCTACCGCTGCTGCCGCGGTCCTGGAGGCGCTGTCGGATGATCTGAACACAGCCGGGGCACTCAGCGAGTTGCACAGGCTTGCGACACCTGAGACCGCAGCGGATCTGCTTGCCTCGGCGCAGGTGATGGGCCTTCTGACAGCGGAAATGGGAGGCTGGGTGGAAAGTGAAAAGATCGACCTAACCGGCTATGAAGAAAAGCTTTTCGAGGCGCGGACAATTGCGATGCAAAGCAAGGACTTTTCCGAGGTTGACCGGCTGAAAGCAGCTTTTGTTGCCGCCGGGATAGAAGTGCGGATGAGCAAGACCGGCGTCGAACTGGTGCCCGGCCCCTCATTTGATGCCAGCAAACTCGAAGCAATATAG
- a CDS encoding HNH endonuclease — protein MTVAVGNLRTLILNADMQPLSWAPLSVCNWQDAFVAVHQERVIQVKTYDDVAVHSASDTFEVPAVVALKRYRKRKKVAFTRYNVFLRDEFCCQYCGKRFAAKDLTFDHVIPRSKGGASSWTNIVACCSADNLRKGNLTPQQVGLKLRRKPFAPGPHELDAIARRLPRPKPELHQTWMDFLYWDSELDS, from the coding sequence ATGACCGTCGCCGTTGGTAATCTCAGAACTTTGATTCTGAACGCAGATATGCAGCCGCTCAGCTGGGCGCCGCTGTCTGTCTGCAATTGGCAGGATGCGTTTGTTGCCGTCCATCAGGAACGGGTCATACAGGTGAAGACCTATGACGATGTCGCGGTGCATTCGGCCTCGGACACCTTCGAAGTGCCTGCTGTTGTTGCGCTCAAACGCTATCGCAAGCGCAAGAAGGTGGCCTTCACCCGGTACAATGTGTTTCTGCGTGATGAGTTTTGCTGCCAGTATTGCGGCAAGCGGTTTGCCGCCAAGGATCTGACATTTGACCATGTGATCCCGCGCAGTAAGGGGGGGGCTTCCTCATGGACGAATATCGTTGCTTGTTGCAGCGCTGACAATCTGCGCAAGGGGAACCTGACGCCGCAGCAGGTTGGGCTGAAACTGCGCCGCAAACCCTTTGCCCCCGGCCCACATGAGCTGGATGCCATCGCCCGCCGGTTGCCGCGACCAAAACCTGAGCTGCATCAAACCTGGATGGATTTTCTCTACTGGGACAGTGAGCTGGATAGCTAA
- the cimA gene encoding citramalate synthase produces the protein MTKERLYLYDTTLRDGQQTQGVQFSTTEKVQIATALDGLGVDYIEGGWPGANPTDSGFFDAAPQTRATMTAFGMTKRAGRSAENDDVLAAVLNAGTGAVCLVGKSHDYHVTHALGITLEENLDNIRASIAHLVAQGREALFDAEHFFDGYKDNPDYALAACRAALEAGARWVVLCDTNGGTLPGDVGRIVAEVVAAGLPGDHLGIHTHNDTENAVACSLAAVDAGARQIQGTLNGLGERCGNANLTTLIPTLLLKEPYADQFDIGISRGGLSTLTALSRMLDEILNRVPTKQAAYVGASAFAHKAGLHASAILKDPSTYEHIDPALVGNTRIIPMSNQAGQSNLRRRLSEAGLRVENGDPALARILERIKTREAEGYSYDTAQASFEILAREELGQLPSFFEVKRYKVTVERRKNKYDRMVSLSEAVVVVKVDGQKLLSVSESLDETGSDRGPVNALAKALTKDLGQYSKALDDMRLVDFKVRITQGGTEAVTRVIIDSEDGKGRRWSTVGVSANIIDASFEALLDAIRWKLLRDTDAAGGAA, from the coding sequence ATGACCAAAGAACGTCTCTACCTCTATGATACCACCCTGCGCGACGGGCAGCAGACCCAGGGCGTGCAGTTCTCGACCACTGAGAAGGTACAGATTGCCACGGCGCTGGACGGGCTTGGGGTGGACTATATCGAAGGGGGCTGGCCCGGCGCCAATCCGACTGACAGCGGGTTCTTTGATGCAGCCCCGCAGACGCGCGCGACCATGACCGCCTTTGGCATGACCAAACGGGCCGGGCGGTCCGCTGAAAACGACGATGTTCTGGCGGCGGTGTTGAATGCGGGCACGGGTGCGGTCTGTCTGGTGGGCAAAAGCCATGACTACCACGTCACCCATGCGCTGGGGATCACGCTTGAGGAGAACCTCGACAATATCCGCGCCTCCATCGCGCATCTTGTGGCGCAGGGGCGCGAGGCGCTGTTTGACGCTGAGCATTTCTTTGATGGTTACAAGGACAACCCGGACTACGCGCTGGCGGCGTGCCGCGCCGCGCTTGAGGCTGGCGCGCGTTGGGTGGTGCTCTGCGATACCAATGGTGGCACCTTGCCGGGGGACGTGGGGCGGATCGTCGCGGAGGTGGTCGCGGCGGGGCTGCCGGGGGACCACCTAGGCATTCACACCCATAATGACACCGAGAACGCGGTGGCCTGTTCGTTGGCGGCGGTCGATGCAGGCGCCCGTCAGATCCAGGGCACGCTGAACGGTCTGGGGGAGCGCTGTGGCAACGCCAATCTGACCACGCTGATCCCGACGTTGCTGCTGAAAGAACCCTATGCGGACCAGTTTGACATCGGTATCAGTCGAGGGGGGTTGAGCACGCTGACAGCCCTCAGCCGAATGTTGGATGAGATCCTGAACCGGGTGCCGACGAAACAGGCCGCTTATGTTGGGGCCTCCGCCTTTGCCCATAAGGCCGGGTTGCATGCCAGCGCGATCCTGAAGGATCCCAGCACCTATGAGCATATCGATCCGGCGCTGGTCGGCAATACGCGCATCATCCCAATGTCCAATCAGGCGGGGCAGTCCAATCTGCGCCGTCGCCTGTCTGAGGCTGGTCTGCGGGTTGAGAATGGCGATCCGGCGCTGGCGCGGATTTTGGAGCGGATCAAGACCCGTGAGGCAGAGGGCTATTCCTATGACACCGCGCAGGCGTCCTTTGAAATTCTGGCGCGTGAGGAGCTGGGACAGCTGCCGAGCTTCTTTGAGGTGAAGCGCTATAAGGTCACGGTAGAGCGGCGCAAGAACAAGTATGACCGGATGGTCTCCCTCTCTGAGGCGGTTGTGGTCGTTAAGGTCGATGGGCAGAAATTGCTGTCGGTGAGTGAATCGCTGGACGAGACCGGTAGCGACCGGGGGCCGGTGAATGCGTTGGCCAAGGCGCTGACAAAGGATCTGGGCCAATACTCCAAAGCGCTGGATGATATGCGGCTGGTCGATTTCAAAGTGCGCATCACCCAAGGCGGCACCGAGGCTGTGACCCGCGTCATTATCGACAGCGAAGATGGCAAGGGCCGACGCTGGTCCACCGTGGGCGTCAGCGCAAACATAATAGACGCGTCGTTTGAAGCGTTGCTGGATGCAATCCGCTGGAAATTGCTGCGCGATACGGATGCGGCGGGTGGTGCTGCCTGA
- a CDS encoding MFS transporter: MTDSLPLPDDRIAKRNVVILVLAQAFLGAQMPMIFTIGGLAGQSLASNACFATLPISLIVAGSMLAATPISAIMQRYGRKAGFFVGAAGGTLGGVIGAYGLYLGSFPIFLLGSFLTGIYMSAQGFYRFAATDTASDAFRPKAISYVMAGGLLSAIIGPQIVKATSQAFVIPFLGTYMAVVAVNVLGAILFLFLKIPKPPVPSEDAPKGRSRLELLRTPTIAVAVICAMVSYALMNLVMTSTPLAVVGCGFSEGSAADVVTAHVLAMYVPSFFTGHLIARFGVEKIVGAGLVILAAAGAVALQGVDLENFFVALVLLGIGWNFGFIGATTMLAGAHESYERGRMQGLNDLLVFGGVTFASLASGGLMNCSGGSAVEGWTAVNMAMAPFLVLAGGALLWLMLKPRALRKA; the protein is encoded by the coding sequence ATGACTGACAGCCTCCCCCTCCCCGACGACCGCATCGCCAAACGCAATGTTGTCATTCTCGTGCTTGCGCAGGCCTTTCTGGGTGCGCAGATGCCGATGATCTTCACCATTGGTGGTCTCGCAGGTCAATCGCTTGCCAGCAATGCTTGTTTTGCGACGCTGCCGATCTCGCTGATCGTCGCGGGTTCCATGCTGGCGGCCACGCCGATCTCTGCGATCATGCAGCGGTACGGGCGCAAAGCGGGCTTCTTCGTGGGCGCCGCTGGCGGCACTCTTGGCGGTGTCATTGGGGCCTATGGGCTGTACCTCGGTTCTTTCCCCATCTTCCTGCTGGGCAGCTTCCTCACCGGTATCTATATGAGCGCACAGGGCTTTTACCGCTTTGCTGCCACCGACACCGCGTCCGATGCGTTTCGGCCCAAGGCAATTTCCTATGTGATGGCGGGCGGGCTGCTTTCAGCCATTATCGGGCCACAGATCGTCAAGGCGACCAGCCAAGCCTTCGTGATCCCCTTCCTCGGCACCTATATGGCCGTGGTTGCAGTGAACGTGTTGGGTGCAATCCTGTTTCTGTTTCTCAAGATCCCCAAACCCCCGGTTCCGAGCGAGGACGCACCCAAGGGGCGCAGCCGTCTGGAGCTGCTGCGCACACCCACCATCGCTGTCGCCGTAATCTGCGCCATGGTGTCCTACGCGCTGATGAACCTCGTAATGACCTCCACCCCGCTGGCTGTTGTTGGCTGTGGCTTTAGCGAAGGCAGCGCCGCCGATGTGGTGACCGCGCATGTTCTGGCGATGTATGTGCCGTCTTTCTTTACCGGGCATCTGATCGCGCGGTTCGGCGTGGAAAAGATTGTCGGTGCCGGCCTTGTGATTCTTGCCGCAGCTGGAGCTGTCGCCCTGCAAGGCGTTGATCTGGAAAACTTCTTTGTCGCGCTGGTTCTGCTGGGCATTGGTTGGAACTTTGGCTTTATCGGGGCGACAACCATGTTGGCCGGCGCACATGAGAGCTATGAGCGCGGCCGGATGCAGGGGTTGAACGACCTCTTGGTATTTGGCGGCGTGACCTTTGCCTCGCTGGCATCTGGTGGTCTGATGAACTGTTCCGGTGGCAGTGCCGTCGAAGGCTGGACCGCCGTCAATATGGCGATGGCCCCCTTCCTCGTGCTGGCAGGCGGAGCTTTGCTGTGGCTGATGCTGAAGCCGCGGGCGCTGCGCAAGGCCTGA
- a CDS encoding DNA-3-methyladenine glycosylase family protein translates to MTGSKNPDAVGPVKVGRIITSDACVREGAAWLADQDPRFAAAIDLCGPLPLRRKPEGFSELLSAIVSQQVSVASANAIWGRMVEAGLDTAPRVAAASEEDLRAVGLSRQKIRYAHALAAAGIDFDALRQLPDAEVIAILTQVSGIGTWTAEIYAMFSLGRADVFAHGDLALQEGARILLDLPERPKPAAMRRIAEDWSPWRSVAARVLWAYYRVAKDREGIR, encoded by the coding sequence ATGACAGGATCGAAAAATCCGGATGCGGTGGGTCCGGTCAAGGTCGGGCGGATCATCACCAGTGATGCCTGTGTGCGCGAAGGCGCCGCTTGGCTGGCCGATCAGGATCCACGGTTCGCCGCCGCAATCGACCTCTGCGGGCCGCTGCCCCTGCGCCGCAAACCGGAGGGATTTTCCGAACTGCTCAGCGCGATTGTTAGCCAGCAGGTCAGCGTGGCCTCAGCCAATGCGATCTGGGGACGGATGGTCGAGGCAGGGCTTGATACAGCACCACGAGTCGCTGCGGCGAGCGAGGAGGATCTGCGCGCCGTTGGTCTCAGCCGTCAGAAAATCCGCTACGCCCATGCTCTGGCGGCTGCGGGTATCGATTTTGATGCGCTGCGCCAACTCCCGGACGCCGAAGTGATTGCGATCCTGACGCAAGTTTCCGGCATCGGCACTTGGACGGCGGAAATCTATGCGATGTTCTCGCTCGGTCGTGCGGATGTCTTTGCCCATGGAGATCTAGCACTGCAAGAAGGCGCGCGGATCCTGCTGGATCTGCCGGAGCGGCCCAAACCCGCCGCGATGCGCCGCATCGCCGAGGACTGGTCGCCATGGCGGTCGGTTGCGGCGCGCGTGCTCTGGGCCTATTACCGGGTGGCAAAGGACAGGGAAGGGATCCGATGA
- a CDS encoding pseudouridine synthase has protein sequence MTRLIRFNKPFDVLPQFTDRGSESSPRATLSDWIDLPGVYPAGRLDRDSEGLMLLTDHGRLQAWISDPQHKMPKTYWVQVEGTPDAAAIQALADGVELKDGMTRPAKAALMEQPDGIWARNPPIRVRKSVPDSWIMLTIREGRNRQVRRMTAAVGHPTLRLIRAAIGIWTLDGLSPGSWEDLEVPNIPGPPKPKPAPNRQAIARRRAAASTPGRPEPNARAKPRKPRKPRKG, from the coding sequence ATGACCAGATTGATCCGCTTCAACAAACCCTTTGACGTGCTGCCTCAGTTTACCGACAGGGGCAGCGAAAGCAGTCCGCGCGCAACGCTGAGCGATTGGATTGATCTGCCCGGAGTCTATCCTGCCGGTCGGCTGGATCGTGACAGCGAGGGGCTGATGCTGCTGACCGATCACGGGCGCTTGCAGGCGTGGATTTCCGATCCGCAGCATAAGATGCCGAAAACCTATTGGGTTCAGGTTGAGGGCACGCCGGATGCTGCGGCCATTCAGGCGCTGGCTGACGGGGTGGAGCTGAAGGACGGGATGACTCGCCCGGCGAAAGCGGCATTGATGGAGCAACCCGACGGGATCTGGGCACGCAACCCGCCAATCCGGGTGCGCAAGTCCGTGCCTGACAGCTGGATCATGCTGACCATCCGCGAGGGCCGCAACCGCCAGGTGCGGCGGATGACAGCCGCTGTCGGCCACCCAACCCTGCGCCTCATCCGGGCCGCGATTGGGATCTGGACGCTTGACGGCTTGTCCCCCGGCAGTTGGGAGGATCTGGAGGTGCCGAACATTCCCGGACCGCCCAAACCCAAACCGGCGCCAAACCGACAGGCCATCGCCCGGCGCAGGGCTGCCGCGTCAACGCCCGGTCGCCCGGAACCGAACGCGAGAGCAAAGCCGCGAAAACCAAGAAAGCCGCGCAAAGGCTGA
- a CDS encoding outer membrane protein: MTRIVSMAAIAAALSTPAFAGNLEEPVVAPAPAAPPVVVANDGGDWTGAYIGGQIGQLDADTSNGLSGDDVSYGVHAGYNYDFGRFVLGGEIDYDATDVDLGGGAATVDSVMRGKVKAGYDFGPVLAYVTGGVAQVDTSVGDETGEFYGIGVAYRVTDQWTVGGEVLEHDFDNLGSSGISADATTVSLRASYQF, from the coding sequence ATGACTCGTATCGTATCCATGGCCGCTATCGCCGCCGCCCTGAGCACCCCAGCCTTTGCCGGCAATCTGGAAGAGCCGGTCGTGGCCCCAGCTCCTGCCGCACCGCCAGTTGTGGTTGCCAATGACGGTGGTGATTGGACCGGTGCCTATATCGGTGGCCAAATCGGGCAGCTGGACGCCGACACCAGCAATGGCCTGTCAGGGGATGACGTCTCTTACGGTGTGCACGCTGGTTACAACTATGATTTTGGTCGCTTCGTCCTGGGTGGTGAAATCGACTATGACGCCACAGATGTTGATCTGGGCGGCGGTGCCGCGACCGTGGACTCGGTGATGCGTGGCAAGGTGAAGGCCGGGTATGACTTTGGTCCCGTACTGGCCTATGTGACCGGCGGTGTGGCGCAGGTTGATACCTCTGTTGGTGATGAAACCGGTGAATTCTACGGGATTGGCGTGGCCTACCGTGTGACCGATCAATGGACTGTCGGTGGCGAAGTGTTGGAGCATGACTTCGACAATCTGGGCAGCTCCGGCATCAGCGCTGATGCGACCACCGTGTCGCTGCGGGCGTCCTACCAGTTCTGA
- a CDS encoding alpha/beta hydrolase — MTRVLKAERRAPLSGHTRSVVVFLHGYGANGADLLGLADPLAEHLPDTLFVAPDAPESCAGAPFGFQWFPIPWIDGSSEEESMRGMMASIDDLNAFLDALMVDEDVLPEQVVLFGFSQGTMMSLHVAPRREDAVAGIVAFSGRLLSPETLKDEVISKMPVLLVHGDADDVVPPQSLPEAAEALGEAGFQDVFAHIMKGTGHGIAPDGLSVALAFMRDKLGL, encoded by the coding sequence ATGACACGAGTTTTGAAAGCCGAGCGCAGGGCGCCTTTGTCGGGGCACACCCGCTCCGTGGTGGTGTTTCTGCATGGCTATGGGGCCAATGGTGCCGACCTTCTGGGGCTGGCTGACCCCTTGGCCGAACATCTGCCCGACACCTTGTTTGTGGCGCCGGATGCCCCGGAAAGCTGTGCTGGTGCGCCCTTTGGTTTCCAGTGGTTTCCGATCCCCTGGATCGACGGCTCCTCGGAAGAGGAATCGATGCGCGGCATGATGGCCTCGATTGATGACCTCAACGCCTTTCTGGATGCGCTGATGGTGGATGAGGATGTGCTGCCTGAGCAGGTGGTCCTGTTTGGCTTCTCGCAAGGCACAATGATGAGCCTGCATGTCGCCCCTCGCCGTGAGGATGCGGTGGCGGGAATCGTGGCCTTTTCCGGTCGTCTGCTGTCGCCGGAAACGCTGAAGGATGAGGTTATCTCAAAAATGCCAGTGCTGCTGGTGCACGGCGATGCTGACGATGTGGTGCCGCCGCAATCGCTGCCCGAGGCTGCCGAGGCACTGGGAGAGGCCGGGTTTCAGGACGTCTTTGCCCATATCATGAAGGGGACAGGCCACGGCATTGCCCCCGATGGGCTGAGCGTGGCGCTGGCCTTCATGCGCGACAAACTGGGCCTCTGA